A genomic stretch from Serratia entomophila includes:
- a CDS encoding DUF1435 domain-containing protein gives MIAAMIAACGLWGVSWCLGDRLASAWGVLLPCALMPLLALIDLDMMQLRTLIVIAMLATLVMLFNSRLRHYLLLPSCMALAGGLAAIGLNFSFS, from the coding sequence ATGATTGCAGCCATGATTGCCGCATGCGGCCTGTGGGGCGTCAGCTGGTGCCTGGGCGATCGCTTGGCCAGCGCCTGGGGCGTGCTGTTGCCCTGCGCCCTGATGCCGCTGTTGGCGTTGATTGACCTGGACATGATGCAGCTGCGCACGCTGATTGTGATTGCCATGTTGGCGACGCTGGTGATGCTGTTCAACAGCCGCCTGCGCCACTACCTGCTGTTGCCTTCCTGTATGGCGCTCGCGGGGGGATTGGCGGCGATCGGCCTGAACTTCAGCTTTAGCTGA
- a CDS encoding LysR family transcriptional regulator, whose amino-acid sequence MDQIQAMRIFTRIVELGSFSRAAERLQLPRATVSNALKRLEQRLGVRLLIRTTRQVQITSEGALYYQRCVQLLGALEEADTLFSHHKLQPAGKVRIDMPHSLAREIVIPALDDFYRRYPDITLALGANDTHVDLLREGVDCVLRAWETEDDSLVARRIAQLPQLTCASPAYLQNFGVPHSLDSLEHHQMVGYFSLANNRDYPLEFCRDGKVELRELPTRLSVSGADAYTSGARAGMGLIQAARYSLAPWLQTGELVEVLAATPPPPMPIYIMYPPGRFLAPRVRVLIDWLISLFENHKSSDMAVFPANARKQGK is encoded by the coding sequence ATGGATCAGATTCAGGCCATGCGCATTTTCACCCGCATCGTGGAGCTGGGCAGCTTCAGCCGGGCGGCCGAGCGCCTGCAGCTGCCGCGCGCCACCGTCAGCAACGCGCTGAAACGGCTGGAACAGCGTCTCGGCGTGCGGCTGCTGATCCGCACCACCCGGCAGGTGCAAATCACCAGCGAAGGCGCGCTGTATTACCAGCGCTGCGTGCAGCTACTGGGCGCGCTGGAAGAAGCGGACACCCTGTTCAGCCACCACAAACTGCAACCCGCCGGCAAGGTGCGCATCGATATGCCGCACTCGCTGGCGCGCGAAATCGTCATCCCGGCGCTGGACGATTTTTACCGGCGCTATCCCGACATCACCCTCGCGCTGGGCGCCAACGATACCCACGTCGATCTGCTGCGCGAGGGGGTGGACTGCGTGCTGCGCGCCTGGGAAACCGAAGACGACAGCCTGGTGGCGCGCCGCATCGCCCAGCTGCCGCAGCTGACCTGCGCCTCCCCGGCCTACCTGCAAAACTTCGGCGTGCCGCATTCCCTTGATAGCCTGGAACATCATCAAATGGTCGGGTATTTCTCCCTCGCCAATAATCGGGATTACCCGCTGGAATTCTGCCGTGACGGCAAGGTGGAGCTGCGCGAACTGCCCACCCGGCTGAGCGTGAGCGGCGCGGACGCCTACACCAGCGGCGCCCGGGCCGGTATGGGGCTGATTCAGGCGGCGCGCTATTCGCTGGCGCCCTGGTTGCAAACGGGGGAATTGGTCGAGGTGCTGGCGGCAACGCCGCCGCCGCCGATGCCGATTTACATCATGTATCCGCCCGGACGCTTCCTTGCGCCGCGGGTCAGGGTGTTGATTGACTGGCTGATTTCGCTGTTTGAGAACCACAAAAGCAGCGATATGGCTGTTTTTCCAGCAAACGCCCGCAAACAGGGGAAATAA
- a CDS encoding LysR family transcriptional regulator: MPLDNLTDLLVFVRVADACSFTLAAEKLGISRSLAGKCLNRLEERLATRLLHRTTRSVRLTEDGQVFYEHALRILSEVDEAETAINTRRRTPRGRLRLDLPVAFGRLHILPILGDFLRQWPEVDVDVTFSDDYSDLVRDGIDLAIRIAGNDDSRLVRKVLAPHRLITCASPDYLAQRGEPQTPDELADHHTLLFTHQGVPAPWRYELNGLQREYQIRGRTRFNNVEALRDSAIAGAGLCQVGAFLVGEQIAAGTLVPVLERYCRRGPPICAVYPTRRYLSPKVQRFLEAIERRWQGKAIWEAA; the protein is encoded by the coding sequence ATGCCGCTGGATAACCTGACTGACCTGTTGGTGTTTGTCCGGGTGGCCGATGCCTGCAGTTTTACGCTGGCGGCAGAGAAGTTGGGCATATCCCGTTCGCTGGCGGGGAAGTGCCTTAATCGTTTGGAAGAGCGGCTGGCGACCCGGCTGTTGCACCGAACCACGCGGAGCGTGCGCCTGACCGAGGACGGGCAGGTGTTTTATGAACACGCGCTGCGAATTTTGTCAGAGGTGGATGAAGCGGAAACGGCGATCAATACGCGGCGGCGGACGCCGAGAGGCAGGCTGCGCCTGGATCTTCCGGTGGCGTTCGGGCGTTTGCACATTTTACCTATCCTCGGGGATTTTCTGCGGCAATGGCCTGAAGTTGACGTTGACGTCACCTTTTCCGACGATTACAGCGATCTGGTGCGCGATGGCATCGATTTGGCCATCCGCATTGCCGGCAACGACGACAGCCGTTTGGTGCGCAAAGTGCTTGCGCCGCACCGGCTGATCACCTGCGCCTCGCCGGATTATCTGGCGCAGCGCGGCGAGCCGCAGACGCCGGACGAGCTGGCGGATCATCATACCCTGCTCTTTACGCATCAGGGCGTGCCGGCTCCCTGGCGTTACGAGCTGAACGGCCTGCAGCGCGAGTATCAGATAAGGGGCAGGACGCGTTTCAACAACGTCGAAGCGCTGCGGGATTCGGCGATTGCCGGGGCCGGGCTGTGCCAGGTGGGCGCCTTTTTGGTTGGGGAACAGATTGCCGCCGGGACGCTGGTGCCCGTTCTGGAGCGCTATTGCCGCCGCGGGCCGCCGATTTGCGCCGTTTACCCGACCAGGCGCTATCTCTCCCCCAAAGTGCAACGGTTTCTGGAGGCCATCGAACGCCGCTGGCAAGGCAAGGCCATTTGGGAGGCCGCTTAG
- a CDS encoding GGDEF domain-containing protein, translating to MNARSYQELLNSKQRLSLFLFLVMNAASSVFTLLVPFNNKPSFTLPLLGIPLFCLGALLFSLQFPRQYIGKLNLFAVVVGVLWAAHIYVKSQYCAPNNQSFLLISLFSIFFISAIALTDNFIAFCLHSVPSAMVILLLDDMHNTTRILFTTVLPIIAFSIHHLMLKRSEIFTQTLVANLYHERDRFNNLSMIDPLTGLYNRRGLENKINMLSEPQSGRHFVLLLDIDRFKAYNDNYGHAMGDRALVQVAAAIRDAVRSRDIVVRYGGEEFLVLLTNVDEDYAAQLAERVRQRVLALEIPHQFNQLETTTVTLSAGISALDKLDVDSAIGAADAALYLAKNNGRNNIQLAQNVQPATA from the coding sequence ATGAACGCCCGTTCTTATCAGGAATTGCTAAACAGCAAGCAGCGCTTATCACTATTTCTTTTCCTGGTGATGAATGCCGCCTCTTCCGTATTTACGTTATTGGTCCCGTTTAACAATAAGCCATCTTTTACCCTGCCTTTATTAGGCATACCGCTATTTTGTCTGGGTGCATTGCTATTTTCTCTGCAGTTCCCTCGGCAATACATTGGCAAGCTAAACCTGTTCGCCGTCGTGGTGGGCGTGCTGTGGGCAGCACATATTTACGTTAAAAGTCAGTATTGCGCGCCAAACAACCAAAGCTTTTTATTGATTAGCCTGTTCAGCATATTCTTTATCAGCGCCATCGCGCTGACGGATAATTTCATCGCTTTCTGTTTGCACTCCGTGCCTTCCGCCATGGTGATCTTATTACTGGACGATATGCATAATACCACGCGGATATTATTCACTACGGTATTACCGATTATCGCTTTTTCAATCCATCATCTGATGTTGAAACGCAGCGAGATCTTTACCCAAACGCTGGTCGCCAACCTGTACCATGAAAGAGACAGGTTCAATAATTTAAGCATGATCGATCCCCTGACCGGCCTATATAACCGCCGCGGGCTGGAAAACAAGATAAATATGCTGTCGGAGCCGCAGTCCGGGCGCCATTTTGTCTTGCTGCTCGATATCGATCGCTTTAAGGCCTATAACGACAACTACGGCCATGCGATGGGCGATCGGGCGCTGGTGCAGGTGGCGGCCGCCATTCGCGACGCGGTGCGCTCGCGGGATATCGTGGTGCGTTACGGTGGGGAAGAGTTTCTGGTGCTGCTGACCAACGTCGACGAAGATTACGCCGCTCAGCTGGCCGAGCGGGTGCGGCAACGGGTGCTGGCGCTGGAGATCCCCCATCAGTTCAATCAGCTGGAGACCACCACCGTCACCCTCAGCGCCGGCATCTCGGCGCTGGATAAGCTGGATGTCGATTCGGCGATCGGCGCGGCCGACGCCGCGCTGTATCTGGCGAAGAACAACGGCCGCAACAACATTCAGCTGGCGCAAAACGTACAGCCCGCCACCGCGTGA
- a CDS encoding aldo/keto reductase codes for MQQRKLGSQGPVVSALGLGCMGMSDFYSTGADEREAIATLHRALELGVTLLDTADMYGPHTNEQLVGRAIKGKRQQVFLATKFGILRDPSDPAVRGVSSRPDYIRRSVEGSLQRLGVDEIDLYYQHRVDPQVPIEDVVGTMADLIREGKIRHIGLSEASVATLERAHKVHPIAALQTEYSLWTRDAEEGALAACERLGIGFVPYSPLGRGFLTGAIQRPEDLAADDFRRSNPRFQGENFARNLALVEKVGELAAQKGVKPSQLALAWVLAQGEHIVPIPGTKRRRYLEENIAAADLTLSAEELAAIEAVFPRQAAAGDRYGAESMTLING; via the coding sequence ATGCAACAACGCAAATTAGGCAGCCAGGGTCCCGTCGTTTCCGCTTTGGGGTTGGGCTGCATGGGGATGAGCGATTTCTATTCGACCGGCGCCGATGAGCGTGAAGCCATCGCCACCCTGCATCGGGCGCTGGAGCTGGGCGTCACCCTGCTGGACACCGCCGACATGTACGGCCCGCACACCAATGAGCAACTGGTGGGCAGGGCGATCAAGGGCAAGCGGCAGCAGGTGTTTTTAGCCACCAAATTCGGCATCCTGCGCGATCCGTCCGATCCTGCGGTACGCGGCGTCAGCAGCCGGCCGGACTATATTCGCCGCTCGGTCGAGGGCAGCCTGCAGCGGCTGGGGGTGGATGAGATCGATCTCTACTACCAGCATCGGGTCGATCCGCAGGTGCCGATCGAAGATGTGGTAGGCACCATGGCGGATCTGATCCGCGAAGGCAAGATCCGTCATATCGGGCTGAGCGAAGCCTCGGTCGCGACGCTGGAGCGGGCGCACAAGGTGCATCCGATCGCTGCGCTGCAAACCGAGTATTCGCTGTGGACGCGCGACGCCGAAGAGGGCGCGCTGGCGGCCTGCGAACGGCTGGGCATCGGCTTCGTGCCATACAGCCCGCTGGGGCGCGGCTTCCTTACCGGCGCCATTCAACGGCCGGAGGATCTGGCCGCCGACGATTTCCGCCGCAGCAATCCGCGTTTTCAGGGGGAGAATTTTGCCCGCAATTTGGCGCTGGTGGAGAAAGTCGGGGAGCTGGCGGCGCAGAAGGGCGTTAAACCTTCGCAGCTGGCGCTGGCCTGGGTGCTGGCGCAGGGCGAGCATATCGTGCCGATCCCGGGCACCAAGCGCCGTCGTTATCTGGAGGAGAACATCGCCGCGGCGGATCTGACGCTGAGTGCAGAGGAACTGGCGGCAATCGAAGCGGTGTTCCCGCGGCAGGCGGCGGCGGGCGATCGCTACGGCGCAGAGTCGATGACCTTAATCAACGGCTAA